The Actinomycetota bacterium region TCTATTATCTGCCTTTCAATTATCTTAAGCTTATCCTTATTCTCTGCTTCAAAAATTTCAGGATTTGTAGTCTTCAGGGAAGCAGTATAGCTGTCCACCTCTTTCTGGGTTATCTTATAGCCGTTTACTTCGGCCAGTGATGATGAGCATGAAGATAAAGTCAGCAGCAACCCTGAAATTATAAAAATTATGATTAAAAACAGCACACTTTTTAGGATATTATTTTTCTTCACCATTAATATTTACCTTCTTTTTTTATATATATTTATCAATCACTAATTAATTTAACAACACAACAACATCATATATTGTTAGTTATATCTTTTAAGATTTCAAAAAGCTTGCCGGTATCTGATTTTGAATCTAAAAAATTTATTATAATAGATTTTTCTTTAAAATTATAACTTATATTTTTATTTTTTCTATTCAGCCTGAGCGCTTTTTCCCTGGAAGTTATAACAGGTTTGATTAATATGCCTTTTTTAGCAACATATCTTACCTTTTCAACAGATTTTTCCCTGAGCAGTATTTTTATTCTGGAAATATTAAACAGATTTTTCATAACATCCGGTAGCTCCCCGAATCTTTCATTGACTTTTTCTGATAAAAAATCAAGTTCTTCCATATTTTTTGCTTCAGAAAGGCCTTTATAAAGATTTATCCGTTCATTTTCATTTTTTATATAATTTTTGGGTATATATGCGCTTACAGGCAGGTCAATCAGAACATTGTTTTCTTTTTCGGGTTCATTTCCTTTGAGAGCTTCGATTTCCTCCCTTATTATTTCACAGTAAAGGTCAAAACCGACACTGCTCATATGTCCATGTTGATTTGCTCCGAGAAGTTCCCCTGCTCCCCTTATTTCCAGATCTTTTAATGCAATATTGTATCCTGAACCAAGAGCATTAAATTCTTCAAGGGCTTTCAGGCGTTCAAGAGCATTGAAAGTAAGGCTGTCACGCTCAGTATAAAAGAAATAGGCAAATGCTCTTTCCGATGACCTCCCGACTCTGCCTCTCAGCTGATAAAGTTGTGATAATCCAAACCTCTGTGCATTTTCAACTATCAGGGTATTTACATTGATGATATCCATTCCTGATTCTATTATAGATGTGGTAAGAAGTATGTCGTATTTTTTGTTTATGAAATCTTCCATAAGCTTCTCAATTTTCCTGCCCTCCAGTCTTCCGTGGGTTATCGCTATCCTTGCGGAAGGGACAAGTTTTTTAAGCTCAAAAGCAAGATGGTCTATACCTATTATGCGATTTGAAACATAATATATCTGTCCGCCTCGCTGCATTTCTCTTTCAATCGCATTTTTTATTATAAGATTGTTTCTGCGTCCCACAAAAGTTTTTATAGGGTGACGGTTTTCCGGATAAGTTTCGATAAGAACTATATCCTTTATCCCTATCAGCGACATATAAAGTGTTCTTGGTATCGGCGTTGCCGTCATGGTAAGGACATCTACCTGTTTCTTCAGTAATTTCAATTTTTCTTTTGCGTTTACCCCGAATCTTTGTTCCTCATCCACTATTATCAATCCAAGGTCTTTAGGCTGAATATCGTTTCCAAGAATACGGTGCGTACCTATAAGTATGTCTATCTGTCCTGCATTGAATCTGCTTATTATTTCTTTCTGAACAGCTTTTTTTCTGAAACGGCTTATGACATCGACAATGACAGGATAATTCCTGAACCTCGACTTAAAAGTATTGAAATGCTGGTCAGCAAGTATTGTCGTCGGTACCAGCATTAGGACCTGTTTGCCATTCTCGGCAGCTTTAAAAGCTGCTCTTATTGCAACTTCTGTCTTGCCGAAACCCACATCTCCGCACAGAAGAATGTCCATTGGTCTGGCTTCCTGCATTTTTTCCTTGACCGTATTTATTGCATCAAGCTGATCCCGGGTTTCATTAAAAGGAAATAAATCTTCTATTTCTTTCTGCCAGGGGCTGTCAGGCTGAAATGAAAAACCTTCTGCTGCCTCCCTTTGGGCATACAGTCTTGCAAGATCAAATGCTAATGTCTTTACTGATTTTCTTACTTTTGTTTTAAGACTGTCCCACTGCTTTGAATTAAGAGATGTAACAACGGGCTCGGAGTCTCCGATATATCTGTGAATTCTTTCAGCCTGCCATGTGGGAACATAAAGCTTGTCTCCGCGGGCATATTCAATCAAAAAATAATCTTTTTTTACTCCGTCGTTGGTTTCAGATACTATATCAATATACTTCCCTATGCCATGAGATTTGTGAACCACAAAATCACCGGGATTAAACTGGTTGAATCCTTTTGCTTTTATTTCATATATTTCATCACTTCTTCTATCCAGCTGCTCATAAATATCAAGCTCGCCATACAGTGAAATATTCCCGGATCTAAATCCTCTCAAGAGTCTTTTTGCAGACAGGCTGATTATCCTGAAGTCATCAGTATTTTCCCCGAGTTCCTCTGTGGTTTTAAAAGACAGATTATTTTCTGAGAACAGTTCCGATATTTTCTTAATTCTTTCATTATTATCCAGTGAAATGAAGACATTTCTTTTAAGGCTGATATCTTTTTTAATATTTTCCAGAAAGGAGCCCGGGTTACTGAAGTTCCGGGACTGGCTTTTAATTCTGCTAAATTCAAAATATTCCCCCAGGGGATCGCAGGGATTTCCGGAATTTAAGTTATATTTAAAATCAAAACTGCTGTTTTCAAAAAAATCACCGGGTATTAAAAAATTTCTGATCAAATCAATATCCTGCAGTAAAAGTTCATCTTTTCTGATATTAAGCGATTTTTCTATTAGATCTCTCTCGCTCTTTAACTTAAGATAAACCTCAACGGGCTCACATATTACAAGATTGAATTCACCGACAAATCTGCCGAATAGATCCGGCAGTGAATAATACTGCTGCGGCCCTGCATCTTCATCCGGGGTAAGGCTTCCTATTTTCCAGGGCTCATTATTGGGACTTATCTCATAATTATCAGCCTCATATAATCCGGCATAATTGCTGATATCAAAAAATATTATTTTTTCCAGAGTGTTGTCAAAGAAATCAAATCTTACAGGATTTACTGATGACAGGTCAAAGACATCTATGATATCACCTCTTACGCTGAATTCACCCTTGTCAAAAACCTTGCTTACCCTTTCATATCCAAGCTCTGTAATATCCCTGATTAATTCTTCCCTGTTATAATCCTTCCCTTTTTCCAGCCTTATTTCTGAAAAGTCCGAAAGATTTCCTGATGACATCAGGTTTATTATGGAGGCTGCGCTTGCAACTGTGACAAACGGATCATTTTTCTCTTTAAAATTCAGGATTCTTTTTATCACCGATAGTCTCTGCGAGACCTTTCCGGCATCTGCAGGTTTGTTCTTCAGGAAGATCCCTTCTCCTGCAGGCGGAAAATCCATAAAATATTTTCTGTCTGATATACAGTTAAAATCATCCAGCAGTTCAAGATTCTTATCGCCTGAGGAAGTAATGACAAGAGTCGGAATACGGGTATGACTGTATAGGCCGGCTATTATGTATGACCAGAGGTTTTCGTCGGCATATATATTTTTTTTATTGGAAATGGAAAAATCTTTCCATTCTTTTTGATTCAAAAACAGGTTTAATAACATTAAAATCTCTTATTGTAAAAATCCGGATAAAAATAAAGAATGAGATATCTTCTGGGTGCTAGCCGGGCAATATTCCATTATACTTGTTCATGCAATATTCAATTCCATAATCTATATAGTCAATTACTGATTCATATGCATTTTCGCAAAGAATTTCAAGCTCTTTCAGTTCCCGAATGTTGAATTTTTTCAGAACATAATCGGCAGCCTTTTTCTGTCCGGGCGGTCTTCCCACCCCGAATCTAAGCCTTTCAAAGCTTCTGTCTTTCAAATGGCTTGCAATGGATTCAAGTCCTTTGTGGCCTGCGGTTCCTCCGCCTTTTTTATATTTCATGACCCCGAACTCAAGATCTATATCATCATGAATGACGAGAATGTTCTTTATTTCTTCTTTAAAAAATCTTATAGCCATTGAAAGAGAAGAGCCGCTATCATTCATAAATGTTAGCGGCTTCAAAACAATTATTTTTTTGCCTTTAATATTTAAATAAGCAGTATTTGACTTGAATTTCCTGCTTCTCTGTATTTCACCGGCTCTGCTGATTAATTTGTCGGCAACCATAAAACCGACATTATGTCTTGTTAAAATATAATCTTTTCCTGGATTACCAAGTCCGGCAATCAAGATCATTCTTTTTCTTCTTTTTCAGCTTTTTCTTTCTTTATAACTTCAGGTTCTTCCTCTATTACATCTTCTTCAGCTACTTCTTCTTCCTCTTCCTTGAGCTCAGTTGCATAAGATAGGGAAACAACCACTTCTTCAGGATTGCTTAAAACTTTTATATTCTCACTCGCAACAAGATCCGAAACTCTCATGAGTTCCCCGATTTTAAGATTGGCAACATCAACAACAATATTTTCAGGGATGTCTCTGGGCAGACATGATATTTCCACTTCTTTCAGGTTATGCTGGATTACCCCACCTTCCTCTTTTACCCCAATCGCCTTGTCTTCGTTTTCAAGAATAATAGGTATGGTAATTGTAACTTCCTGCTCCATTTTGATTCTTATAAAATCAAGGTGCGAAAATTCCCTTGAAATAGGCTCTTTCTGAAAATCTTTAAGCAGCACTGAAATTTTTTTTGCTTTTTCGTCATCTTTCAGGCGAAGATCAAAAATGTAGCCTGATGCTCCTTTTCCTTTTATCAGATCTTTGAATTTTTTTGCTTCAACCTTGATATTTAAAGGCTCGTTTTTTAGTCCATATACTACGCCAGGTATATATCCTGATTTCCTGAGCCTGCCAGAAGAATTCTTCTTAAGCTCTTCAGGGCTTCTTTTATAAATATCGATTACTAAATTTTCCATTACAGGTTAACCTTTCACAATAAAATAAGTATAAAAAACTTTTATACCAGATTTTCTCCCTTAAACAAATCACTTACAGATTTGCAATCATAAACTTTTTTTATCGTTTTTGCAAGAAGATTAGCAATTGAAAGTACAACAATTTTTCCCCCACATACCGGGCTGTCGATAGGCATGGTATCAAGCACCACTATCTCTTCAGCCCTTGAAGATTGCAAAATCTCAATTGCAGAACCGGAAAAAACAGGATGAGTGGCGGCAGCATATACTTTTCTGGCACCATGATGAAGAAGAATATCTATGGCTTCCACAAGAGTTCCTCCTGTATCAATAAGGTCATCAAAAATAATTGCCTCCCTGTCTTCAACATCCCCGACTATGTGCTCTACAGCCGCAATATTATGCTCCGGTCTTCTTTTATCAAGTATGGCAAGTGGAAAACCAAGCTGTTTTGCAAGAATGCTCGCTCTTTTTACACCACCGACATCAGGGCTTACAATTACGCCGTTTTTTATATTTTTGTCGCGGAAATATTTTGCGATTATGGGACTCGCTGTAATATGGTCTACCGGCACATCAAAAAATCCCTGTATTGTTGCGGTATGAAGATCAGCAACTATCAGTCTGTCAGCGCCTGCAACCTGAAGCAAATCAGCAAGAAGTTTTGCCGTAATAGGCTCGCGACCTTCAGCTTTTTTATCCTGTCGGGCATATCCGTAATGCGGCATTACAACATTTATTATTCCTGCCGAAGCTCTTTTCAATGCATCAAGCATTATAAGAAGTTCCATAATATTGTCATTAACGGGAGGACTGCATGTCTGCATTAAAAAAACCTCGGCGCCTCTTACACTTTCATTGAATCTGACATAAATTTCGCCATTTCTGAATTTTTTTCTTTCAATTTTCCCTACTCCAATATTAAGATATTCAGCAACTTTTGCTGCAAGCTGCGGGGTTGATGAACCTGTAAAAAGCATCATTCTTTTATTAGCGAGATAATCTCTCATTTGCAAGCTCCTTCATTTTTTTCCTTCTCTTTTTTTGCTCTAAATTTTACTGCTCCACCCTCAATATTTACCTGTTTGCTCCTGGCTATTGCAAGAGCATCTTCCGGGACATTCTCGGTTATCACCGAACCTGCTGCAACAATGGCTCCGTTTCCGATTTCAACAGGCGGGACCAGCATGGTATCTGAACCTATGAAAACATCATTGCCGATTATTGTTCTGTTTTTTCTAAAGCTGTCATAGTTACAGGTCACAGAAGAGGCTCCTATATTGACATTCTGACCTATCTCGGCATCGCCGATATAGGTAAGGTGCGGTATCTTGCTGCTTCTGCCTATCTTGGATTTCTTGACTTCGCAAAAGCCTCCGATTTTGACTTTGTCATCAGTTACCGTACCGGGCCTTACATAAGTGAAAGGC contains the following coding sequences:
- the mfd gene encoding transcription-repair coupling factor encodes the protein MLLNLFLNQKEWKDFSISNKKNIYADENLWSYIIAGLYSHTRIPTLVITSSGDKNLELLDDFNCISDRKYFMDFPPAGEGIFLKNKPADAGKVSQRLSVIKRILNFKEKNDPFVTVASAASIINLMSSGNLSDFSEIRLEKGKDYNREELIRDITELGYERVSKVFDKGEFSVRGDIIDVFDLSSVNPVRFDFFDNTLEKIIFFDISNYAGLYEADNYEISPNNEPWKIGSLTPDEDAGPQQYYSLPDLFGRFVGEFNLVICEPVEVYLKLKSERDLIEKSLNIRKDELLLQDIDLIRNFLIPGDFFENSSFDFKYNLNSGNPCDPLGEYFEFSRIKSQSRNFSNPGSFLENIKKDISLKRNVFISLDNNERIKKISELFSENNLSFKTTEELGENTDDFRIISLSAKRLLRGFRSGNISLYGELDIYEQLDRRSDEIYEIKAKGFNQFNPGDFVVHKSHGIGKYIDIVSETNDGVKKDYFLIEYARGDKLYVPTWQAERIHRYIGDSEPVVTSLNSKQWDSLKTKVRKSVKTLAFDLARLYAQREAAEGFSFQPDSPWQKEIEDLFPFNETRDQLDAINTVKEKMQEARPMDILLCGDVGFGKTEVAIRAAFKAAENGKQVLMLVPTTILADQHFNTFKSRFRNYPVIVDVISRFRKKAVQKEIISRFNAGQIDILIGTHRILGNDIQPKDLGLIIVDEEQRFGVNAKEKLKLLKKQVDVLTMTATPIPRTLYMSLIGIKDIVLIETYPENRHPIKTFVGRRNNLIIKNAIEREMQRGGQIYYVSNRIIGIDHLAFELKKLVPSARIAITHGRLEGRKIEKLMEDFINKKYDILLTTSIIESGMDIINVNTLIVENAQRFGLSQLYQLRGRVGRSSERAFAYFFYTERDSLTFNALERLKALEEFNALGSGYNIALKDLEIRGAGELLGANQHGHMSSVGFDLYCEIIREEIEALKGNEPEKENNVLIDLPVSAYIPKNYIKNENERINLYKGLSEAKNMEELDFLSEKVNERFGELPDVMKNLFNISRIKILLREKSVEKVRYVAKKGILIKPVITSREKALRLNRKNKNISYNFKEKSIIINFLDSKSDTGKLFEILKDITNNI
- a CDS encoding aminoacyl-tRNA hydrolase, producing MILIAGLGNPGKDYILTRHNVGFMVADKLISRAGEIQRSRKFKSNTAYLNIKGKKIIVLKPLTFMNDSGSSLSMAIRFFKEEIKNILVIHDDIDLEFGVMKYKKGGGTAGHKGLESIASHLKDRSFERLRFGVGRPPGQKKAADYVLKKFNIRELKELEILCENAYESVIDYIDYGIEYCMNKYNGILPG
- a CDS encoding 50S ribosomal protein L25; this translates as MENLVIDIYKRSPEELKKNSSGRLRKSGYIPGVVYGLKNEPLNIKVEAKKFKDLIKGKGASGYIFDLRLKDDEKAKKISVLLKDFQKEPISREFSHLDFIRIKMEQEVTITIPIILENEDKAIGVKEEGGVIQHNLKEVEISCLPRDIPENIVVDVANLKIGELMRVSDLVASENIKVLSNPEEVVVSLSYATELKEEEEEVAEEDVIEEEPEVIKKEKAEKEEKE
- a CDS encoding ribose-phosphate pyrophosphokinase, encoding MRDYLANKRMMLFTGSSTPQLAAKVAEYLNIGVGKIERKKFRNGEIYVRFNESVRGAEVFLMQTCSPPVNDNIMELLIMLDALKRASAGIINVVMPHYGYARQDKKAEGREPITAKLLADLLQVAGADRLIVADLHTATIQGFFDVPVDHITASPIIAKYFRDKNIKNGVIVSPDVGGVKRASILAKQLGFPLAILDKRRPEHNIAAVEHIVGDVEDREAIIFDDLIDTGGTLVEAIDILLHHGARKVYAAATHPVFSGSAIEILQSSRAEEIVVLDTMPIDSPVCGGKIVVLSIANLLAKTIKKVYDCKSVSDLFKGENLV